AAGGACAGGAAGTAGGCAACGATCTCCTCCACCTCGATGTCGCGGCGGTTGTAGACCTTGACCAGGAGCTCATTCTTCTGCCGCAGCGATCCCTCGACCTTCTGGCGGAGGATGGACTCATCGAACACGTCCTGGACCCGGATGCCCAGGCGGGCCACCTTGTCCATATATGCCGGGCCGATGCCGCGGCCGGTGGTGCCGATGGCGCGGCTGCCGAGGAACCGCTCGGTGACCTTATCCAGCACCTGGTGATAGGGCGCGACCAGGTGGGCGTTGGCGGAGACACGGAGCCTGGACGTGTCGGCGCCACGGGCCTCAAGGCCGTCGATCTCCTGGAAGAGTGCCTCCAGGTTCACCACGCAGCCGTTTCCGATGATCGGAATAGCGTTGGGGCTGAGGATGCCGGCCGGAAGGAGCTTGAGCTCATACTTCTCACCGCCTACGACGACGGTGTGCCCGGCGTTGTTGCCGCCGTTGGGCTTAACGACGTAGTCGACGCGGTGGCCGAGCAGGTCAGTAGCCTTACCTTTGCCTTCGTCGCCCCATTGGGCTCCGACGATCACGATTGCTGGCATGGGATCCTCCCCCATTCGTTCGGGCCGCATCCCGTTGTCCAGCCCTGCCTGAATCACCAGGGGCGGATGCCGGAAGTCGGCACCGTTCATGAGAATGCCCCGACGGCTTCAGTCTGGCGGAACAGCTTCGGTGGCCTGCCAGGCAAGAGTTCGGGGCTCTTACCAGCCAAGTTTAGCGGATGCGGGGGTTTCTCCACTTGTTCGGCGACGCGGCTCCGCGTTGCCGGCACGCCACCTGCCGCCATCCCGTGAAACAATCCGGCAAAGGCTTGCCCTCATCCGCGCGATGCCATTAAGTGAGAGTACCCATCCGGAGCGGCCGAGAGACCTGGCTCGTAGACGCCGCAGCAACCGCGGAGGTGCAGGGACAATCCTGCCTGCAGGTGCTACTGCCAGGACCGATGGAAGGAATGATCCATGTCCCTCAACACTGACCACATCCGGGCCACGCATGCAGGCTCCCTGCCCCGCACACCTGAGCTCATCGCCGCCAACGCCGCTAAGGAAACAGACGGCATTACTCCCGAATTCCTTGAGTTGCTGGAAGCATCGGTGGCGGGTGTCGTCCAGCGGCAGAAGGATGTCGGGCTGAATATCCCGAATGACGGCGAATACGGGCACACCATGTCCACTTCGGTTGATTACGGGGCCTGGTGGAACTACTCCTTCGCCAGGCTTGGCGGCCTGGAACCAACGGATGTGGACCGCTGGAAGGACCCGGTGGTGCATCGCTCTACTCCGGGTCATATTGTGCTGACCTCATTTCCCGATCGCCGTGACCGGCTGGCTTTCAACGACGCCTACACCGATCCGTCCTCAGGGATCCTGACGCACCGCAAGAGCGTCTCCCAGCCGAAGATCACCGGGCCCCTGACATACACCGGACAGGACCTGGTGGCATCTGATGTTACGAACCTGAAGAAGGGCCTGGCTGCAGCCGGCCTGACTGAAGGCTTCGTGGCTTCGCTGTCCCCCGGTTCGTGCGCCAGGGTGGCCAACGAGTACTACGCCTCTGATGAGGAGCTCCTCTATGCCTGCGCTGATGCCATGCGGGAGGAATACAAGGCCATCATCGACGCCGGCCTGACCGTCCAGTTGGACGACCCGTCGCTCGCGGAAAGCTGGGACCAGATCAACCCTGAACCAGCGCTGCAGGACTACCTGAGGTTCATCCAGCTGCGCGTCGAGGCCACGAACTGGGCGCTGCGCGACTTGCCCAGGGACCGGATCCGGCTGCACGTCTGCTGGGGATCCTGGCATGGACCTCACACGACGGATATTCCGTTCGCGGACATCATCGGGTCCGTGCTGCAAATCAACGCCGGCGGCTACTCCTTTGAAGCAGCCAACGTCCGCCATGAGCACGAGTGGCGGATCTGGGAGGACACTAAGCTGCCCGAGGGCAAGGTGATCATTCCCGGCGTCGTGTCCCATGCCACCAACGTCGTGGAGCATCCCGACCTCGTGGCGGACAGGATCGTGCGGTTCGCGGAGCTGGTGGGACGTGAGAACG
Above is a window of Arthrobacter pascens DNA encoding:
- a CDS encoding cobalamin-independent methionine synthase II family protein, with protein sequence MSLNTDHIRATHAGSLPRTPELIAANAAKETDGITPEFLELLEASVAGVVQRQKDVGLNIPNDGEYGHTMSTSVDYGAWWNYSFARLGGLEPTDVDRWKDPVVHRSTPGHIVLTSFPDRRDRLAFNDAYTDPSSGILTHRKSVSQPKITGPLTYTGQDLVASDVTNLKKGLAAAGLTEGFVASLSPGSCARVANEYYASDEELLYACADAMREEYKAIIDAGLTVQLDDPSLAESWDQINPEPALQDYLRFIQLRVEATNWALRDLPRDRIRLHVCWGSWHGPHTTDIPFADIIGSVLQINAGGYSFEAANVRHEHEWRIWEDTKLPEGKVIIPGVVSHATNVVEHPDLVADRIVRFAELVGRENVIASTDCGLGGRVHPQIAWAKLEALGEGARRATARLW